The Ziziphus jujuba cultivar Dongzao chromosome 1, ASM3175591v1 genome segment GtacatcaaattaaaacctttcCAAACTTCCAACGATTCCATGGGTTGTTCCAAACTTGGATATCTCATataattccaacaccaaataatttaTGCTATCCACgaccactttctctctctatgatTGCACACAACCATAAGCGTCCTTGTCATACGTACACACCCACCATTTCATAAGTGTTCCATTTGGCTTAATGGcttattgtttttttccatTTGTCTTGCAGAAAATATTCTCTCTTTGTTAATTGCTTACTTATTTTCGTCCAACATGTCTCTCTCTCAagtttcttcttctgcttcatCATCTTCTCAAAATTCCAATTCTCCACTAAAAGTGCAGTTGGTATCCAAATCCACATCCGACCAACTTCTTGAAAAGTTCTTTGATGCTGCTGAATTCGACTTTGATTACGAACAGAGCGGTCTTTGGTCTCCTCCGGTGCGGCGGAGCGTGTTCATGAGCTCACCGGGTAAAATATTTACTGAACAAGAAATGCTTGAGAGGCTTAAGACTATGATGGATGCTCGTGACAGTGGTAGAAGATACAGAATGTTTTTCAGAGTACATAATTTGCTCCGCTCCTCCTTTTCATGTTTCATTGATTGTTATAACTTTGTTATCTCATTtttgagtgtgtgtgtgtgtgtgtgtgagagagagagagagagagagagagagagagatgtgaATTGTTAAAGCTTTGTCTATCTCTTTTTGCAGGCATCATGTTGCTCTTGAGGACATGTGGAAGCCTGTCACTGTAACCTGCTATCATCATTACCATGCAGTGGGGACTATGTTGAAGGtcaagaaaaattaacaaatgtaGAGCAAAAGTAGGGGAGATAAAGAATCAAAGACAGTcccaaaatttttattgttttatcatGTTTGATGTAAATGTATATTGTTTCAAAAGAAACTAAAGAGGAAAGAAAGATATAGGTAATTggggatttgttttttttttttttttttttttaggtggaTCTTCTTCTGTCTCTTTATTCACATTTTGATCTGCAATTCTGCATTAACATccaaattgtctctttgttttttttttgttttgttttgtttttttttttttttcttttttgttcttgtcattttatttttatactttttttttttttgtaagaaaagaaacaaaatgatTGATCATTcaataaatagtaatttttttttttctttgagaacaaataaatagtttttaatGGTAAATAACATGGTTCTAACGGTTGAATAAaatatggtttattttttttctttttgggcgtttattcataatttttttttttttaactggtgAAAAAGAACATGTATTAATTATTCAAAGATATCAATAACTTTAGCGTGTCCAAAAATATTCTACCACGggaagagattttttttttttttttggccctttttgGGTGAAATTCTACCACTGGAGTCTGGaatagttaataataataataaaaaaaaaagatgcagaGAATAAATTTTTTAGTACCAAAAGTACAttattaacatatttttattaattgcaAATTTGGCGTGctgttaattatatttggttTGGGATTTGTCATGACAATAAATGCGTCAGATGGTAAAGATTACACGCagttggaaaaaaatataataagtaaCCATGTCATTCATATAACATCCAATAATTGAACATCTTATACTCGGTGTAACATTAAAATAAAGCAAGTGAATattactaaataatttttgaatattgaatCATGAATAACTTTATAAAAAAGCTTATGTATAACAGTTTTTCGCAGCAGTTAGGTATGTAGCATACATGGTTCATGAAAGGGTTACTCCTGCAAAAAACATgcaatgagaaagaagtgagaagCATATACATCTGCTTTGAGTAAAACAAGGTAAGAAGCCAAAAAGCAGACCATCGTTTTCAATGTCTATCACATAGGGAAATGGAGCTTTCACAAAGTATGTGGCTTTTCCCTATTCATACGTTTTGCTTAATGTTCACTTTCAAAATCACCGTACATGCTCATCCTGTcacccttttttgttttttggtgaatatgctCATCTTGTCACTATAAAGTACACTGCAATGCACAGTGAAACAGAGCATTCACAAacattatctctctctctctctctctctctctgcgaaccttttcactttatttaattattcctcTACTCCCTCCAGTAAATCGAAAATATAATACATATCCTACAATCTTATGGTACTGTTTAACCAAACAAATGAATATTacatattcacccaaaaaaaaaaaaaaagaaagaatatgacACTGAGGAAATAGATAGAATTTTTATATGAGCTTCCCATTGAGAATGTGTAATATAATTAGGAAAACCCCCGATCTATGAAAACTGTTTATGCATGCAATACCTTTTTATCTTCTCATTCTCCTTTCTTTATCACATATATGCTGATATTATATACACAGAAATTGTACATTCTGAATTCATCACAAGGCAAAACCAGAAGTTCCAAACCTATGAATGTTACGAGCAACTAAGTTAACTGACCATTTTGATTTTACAAATGATGTAATACAAACGTGTTATGCTAATCTCTCTTCATCACTTCTAATGCTTCAAAAGAAGTctctgcttttttattttagatatgCACAGGCATCAGACTGGTAGAGGACTTTGTTCTAGGAGTTCTTTCCCAGTAATGCCTTCCTtcaaatctttaaaataaatattgtaatcCTTTTCTGGGGGTGGGTTTTCTGGGTCCACAGTGAATGGCTCGCTAAATGGTATAACACTCTTAACCTGTAAAACAGACATAAGTTACTGAACTGAAACTATCCATAgtttagtaaataattaaagaagAGGGTAAACAATAGCAATCTCCAGAACCAACTTGCTTGTAACAATGCAATGAAGTAAAACGACGTCACAATTCTTCCACTTTAGCTTAATTCATAGATGTTTAAGATATGCTAAAAAGAAGTATAACCTCAAATGTCTTGTCTATAACATATGGGCTTTCCAAAGCAGCAACACAAATTCTAGCAATCTCTTCTCTTGATATCTTGCCCTGCATATATATTGACATATATAAATGGCTTTTAGTTTCAAATATTCACTGCTATAATATACATCGAGTATTTATAGTTTCATCTGCTGATGATATTACCGTTATATTGTCGCCTTGGTCAAAAATGAGATCTGCTCCAGCAGGCTCCTCTGTTAATGCACATGGTCTCACAATTGCATATGGAAGTCCACTTTCCCGTATTAAATCTTCCCCCTATTTAAAGTTTACAGTAAGaagttttgaaaacaaaagaaTATGGGAAAAAGAGAAGGGTTGTTTTTACTTTTCTCAGCTGGATGTGTTACAAAATTTTCACTTTCCAGTCGGATGGAAAAACAAGACACAATGAAAACTAGTTAATTCAGAAAACTGTTATATGTGTTTGCTTCTTTCTCATTATCAAACACGGCTACGTATAGCAGTTGTAGTAAACCTGGCAAGGAGAGCAAGCTAGGTAGAAACAACTGAAATATACTAAAATCAACAGATAATAAGCTAACAAGAAATAAACCTTCAACTTAAATGTCAGGATAAAATCCAATTCCTTATTCAAGCGGACCGCAGGAGGTTGTTTACTAAGATCAAGTCCTGGCCTATCAGGTCGTGTAACTCCTGCAGAGCTCACATGTACAAACCTACAATTGAGACAATCAAAAGAATTATTCTAACCAGAAAAATATGTACCTAGTAGATAAATTCtacataaaaatgtaataaaatatttgagcaatacagaaaaaattattgtacCTGGGAGTTACGGGATCCTTTATGTATGCCAGGATGCTTGATATTGGAAGCTGAAATTCACCTTCCAGGAAGGTTGGATTCAGTTTCCCATCATATTCAAATTTGCTGTACATAAGCTGCAAGGATTCAAATTTATCATAACCAATTATGGCAGtaaattttgaaggaaaaaagataggcaaaaataataacatagacAAACATGCCTGCAATGATATAATATTGCTTGGATCAAATGGTTGGGAATCCGTTACAGTCCGTGCACGAAATACCGGCCTCAAAGAAGAAAATGGCAACCGCACCTGAAAAGAAAATAGAACAATAGGATACAGCATTCAGA includes the following:
- the LOC107412288 gene encoding uncharacterized protein LOC107412288 gives rise to the protein MSLSQVSSSASSSSQNSNSPLKVQLVSKSTSDQLLEKFFDAAEFDFDYEQSGLWSPPVRRSVFMSSPGKIFTEQEMLERLKTMMDARDSGRRYRMFFRASCCS